A window from Drosophila nasuta strain 15112-1781.00 chromosome 3, ASM2355853v1, whole genome shotgun sequence encodes these proteins:
- the LOC132788336 gene encoding ecto-NOX disulfide-thiol exchanger 2 isoform X2 — protein MAFNFANLADNMLPVFGNMPNGVSLPNHPNFINQLAAAITTATAGVVAPSTTTTNNNSGNNNSSSNNSAASQSATTSTPNKSTVNKLKSHNAQGSAPMDLENDNDLDEPDVIAAAAAAAKPADKLPGSTLNLPDAQQLYLNGLMHTPPGYLYFPAAQNAAAVAAAAAATAPSGGVAATTANNASNSSAQMLMDPTAMMAAAMQQMQHNYAAVGYAAAAAAAGMPTDAGVDPSLATDGSGNAAPLKEVIKTKNCILFPPNPNAPPPTIRERPPGCRTVFVGGLPENITEEVIREIFESCGEITTLRMSKKNFCHIRYRHEAAIDRAIYLSGYRLRITSLNEPPNFGRLHVDYAQARDDQYDYECKQRQLQREQRHRERMSLDRLRSQSPPPIPHYTDHEATAVAEHLRNNDTFVKAIQTITAWLERGDCTKRNANVFYSMIQSTHAHVRRLHADKQQVEEDLRKARECFRKQMGTMSTQFTQIEKVFNAASHKKVWDHFTKAQRKNIDQWKKLATQNKQTTTKKKRKQENICKIHYVRLAVQFELVNSKKLKIQNNILKKKSNNAKPQETEITKVY, from the exons ATGGCGttcaattttgcaaatttggcCGATAATATGT TGCCTGTTTTTGGCAACATGCCAAATGGCGTAAGCCTGCCAAATCATCCGAATTTCATTAATCAATTGGCGGCTGCCATTACAACGGCCACGGCAGGCGTGGTCGCGCCCtctaccacaacaacaaacaataacagcggcaacaacaacagcagcagcaataattcAGCAGCGTCGCAATcggcaacaacatcaacgcCAAACAAGTCAACTGTGAACAAACTAAAGTCACACAATGCACAGGGAAGCGCACCCATGGATTTAGAAAATGACAACGACCTTGATGAACCGGATGTCatagcggcagcagctgccgcagcaAAGCCAGCCGACAAATTGCCAGGCAGCACGCTAAACCTACCCGATGCGCAGCAGCTCTATTTAAACGGTTTGATGCATACGCCACCAGGCTACTTGTATTTTCCGGCGGCACAGAATGCTGCAGCCgtggcagctgccgctgcggcAACAGCGCCAAGTGGCGGAGTTGCCGCAACAACAGCGAACAATGCCAGCAATTCAAGTGCCCAAATGCTGATGGATCCGACGGCTATGATGGCGGCTGCAATGCAACAAATGCAGCACAACTATGCAGCTGTGGGCTATgcagccgctgcagctgccgctggCATGCCAACGGATGCAGGCGTTGATCCAAGTCTAGCCACAG aTGGCAGTGGCAATGCGGCACCACTAAAAGAAGTCATCAAGACCAAAAACTGCATATTGTTTCCACCCAATCCAAATGCACCGCCACCCACCATACGTGAGCGTCCACCCGGCTGTCGCACAGTGTTTGTCGGCGGACTGCCAGAGAACATTACGGAGGAGGTCATTCGCGAGATATTCGAGTCATGCGGTGAAATCACCACATTACGCATGTCCAAAAAGAACTTTTGCCACATACGCTATCGCCACGAGGCGGCCATTGATCGAGCCATTTACTTGTCCGGCTACCGGCTGCGGATCACCAGCCTCAATGAGCCACCCAACTTTGGCCGCCTGCATGTTGACTACGCCCAGGCGCGCGACGATCAATATGATTACGAGTGCAAGCAGCGACAGTTGCAGCGTGAGCAGCGACATCGTGAACGCATGTCCTTGGATCGCCTACGTTCGCAGTCGCCGCCACCCATACCGCATTACACGGATCATGAGGCCACCGCAGTGGCGGAGCATCTACGCAACAACGACACCTTTGTGAAGGCCATACAAACCATAACAGCGTGGCTGGAGCGTGGCGATTGCACCAAGCGCAATGCGAACGTCTTCTACTCGATGATTCAGAGTACACATGCGCATGTGCGACGTTTGCATGCCGACAAGCAGCAAGTGGAGGAAGATCTTAGGAAGGCGCGTGAATGCTTCCGCAAGCAGATGGGCACCATGTCTACGCAAT TCACTCAGATTGAAAAAGTGTTCAATGCCGCTAGTCACAAGAAGGTTTGGGACCATTTCACCAAAGCCCAAAGAAAAAACATCGATCAATGGAAGAAATTGGCCACG caaaacaaacaaacaacaacaaaaaaaaaaagaaaacaagaaaacattTGCAAGATTCACTACGTTCGATTGGCTGTGCAATTTGAGTTGGTAAACAGTaagaaactaaaaatacaaaataatattttaaaaaagaaatcgaACAATGCAA
- the LOC132788336 gene encoding ecto-NOX disulfide-thiol exchanger 2 isoform X4, translating into MAFNFANLADNMLPVFGNMPNGVSLPNHPNFINQLAAAITTATAGVVAPSTTTTNNNSGNNNSSSNNSAASQSATTSTPNKSTVNKLKSHNAQGSAPMDLENDNDLDEPDVIAAAAAAAKPADKLPGSTLNLPDAQQLYLNGLMHTPPGYLYFPAAQNAAAVAAAAAATAPSGGVAATTANNASNSSAQMLMDPTAMMAAAMQQMQHNYAAVGYAAAAAAAGMPTDAGVDPSLATDGSGNAAPLKEVIKTKNCILFPPNPNAPPPTIRERPPGCRTVFVGGLPENITEEVIREIFESCGEITTLRMSKKNFCHIRYRHEAAIDRAIYLSGYRLRITSLNEPPNFGRLHVDYAQARDDQYDYECKQRQLQREQRHRERMSLDRLRSQSPPPIPHYTDHEATAVAEHLRNNDTFVKAIQTITAWLERGDCTKRNANVFYSMIQSTHAHVRRLHADKQQVEEDLRKARECFRKQMGTMSTQ; encoded by the exons ATGGCGttcaattttgcaaatttggcCGATAATATGT TGCCTGTTTTTGGCAACATGCCAAATGGCGTAAGCCTGCCAAATCATCCGAATTTCATTAATCAATTGGCGGCTGCCATTACAACGGCCACGGCAGGCGTGGTCGCGCCCtctaccacaacaacaaacaataacagcggcaacaacaacagcagcagcaataattcAGCAGCGTCGCAATcggcaacaacatcaacgcCAAACAAGTCAACTGTGAACAAACTAAAGTCACACAATGCACAGGGAAGCGCACCCATGGATTTAGAAAATGACAACGACCTTGATGAACCGGATGTCatagcggcagcagctgccgcagcaAAGCCAGCCGACAAATTGCCAGGCAGCACGCTAAACCTACCCGATGCGCAGCAGCTCTATTTAAACGGTTTGATGCATACGCCACCAGGCTACTTGTATTTTCCGGCGGCACAGAATGCTGCAGCCgtggcagctgccgctgcggcAACAGCGCCAAGTGGCGGAGTTGCCGCAACAACAGCGAACAATGCCAGCAATTCAAGTGCCCAAATGCTGATGGATCCGACGGCTATGATGGCGGCTGCAATGCAACAAATGCAGCACAACTATGCAGCTGTGGGCTATgcagccgctgcagctgccgctggCATGCCAACGGATGCAGGCGTTGATCCAAGTCTAGCCACAG aTGGCAGTGGCAATGCGGCACCACTAAAAGAAGTCATCAAGACCAAAAACTGCATATTGTTTCCACCCAATCCAAATGCACCGCCACCCACCATACGTGAGCGTCCACCCGGCTGTCGCACAGTGTTTGTCGGCGGACTGCCAGAGAACATTACGGAGGAGGTCATTCGCGAGATATTCGAGTCATGCGGTGAAATCACCACATTACGCATGTCCAAAAAGAACTTTTGCCACATACGCTATCGCCACGAGGCGGCCATTGATCGAGCCATTTACTTGTCCGGCTACCGGCTGCGGATCACCAGCCTCAATGAGCCACCCAACTTTGGCCGCCTGCATGTTGACTACGCCCAGGCGCGCGACGATCAATATGATTACGAGTGCAAGCAGCGACAGTTGCAGCGTGAGCAGCGACATCGTGAACGCATGTCCTTGGATCGCCTACGTTCGCAGTCGCCGCCACCCATACCGCATTACACGGATCATGAGGCCACCGCAGTGGCGGAGCATCTACGCAACAACGACACCTTTGTGAAGGCCATACAAACCATAACAGCGTGGCTGGAGCGTGGCGATTGCACCAAGCGCAATGCGAACGTCTTCTACTCGATGATTCAGAGTACACATGCGCATGTGCGACGTTTGCATGCCGACAAGCAGCAAGTGGAGGAAGATCTTAGGAAGGCGCGTGAATGCTTCCGCAAGCAGATGGGCACCATGTCTACGCAAT
- the LOC132788336 gene encoding ecto-NOX disulfide-thiol exchanger 2 isoform X3 codes for MAFNFANLADNMLPVFGNMPNGVSLPNHPNFINQLAAAITTATAGVVAPSTTTTNNNSGNNNSSSNNSAASQSATTSTPNKSTVNKLKSHNAQGSAPMDLENDNDLDEPDVIAAAAAAAKPADKLPGSTLNLPDAQQLYLNGLMHTPPGYLYFPAAQNAAAVAAAAAATAPSGGVAATTANNASNSSAQMLMDPTAMMAAAMQQMQHNYAAVGYAAAAAAAGMPTDAGVDPSLATDGSGNAAPLKEVIKTKNCILFPPNPNAPPPTIRERPPGCRTVFVGGLPENITEEVIREIFESCGEITTLRMSKKNFCHIRYRHEAAIDRAIYLSGYRLRITSLNEPPNFGRLHVDYAQARDDQYDYECKQRQLQREQRHRERMSLDRLRSQSPPPIPHYTDHEATAVAEHLRNNDTFVKAIQTITAWLERGDCTKRNANVFYSMIQSTHAHVRRLHADKQQVEEDLRKARECFRKQMGTMSTQFCIIYINLYQGTSSSFILLIISH; via the exons ATGGCGttcaattttgcaaatttggcCGATAATATGT TGCCTGTTTTTGGCAACATGCCAAATGGCGTAAGCCTGCCAAATCATCCGAATTTCATTAATCAATTGGCGGCTGCCATTACAACGGCCACGGCAGGCGTGGTCGCGCCCtctaccacaacaacaaacaataacagcggcaacaacaacagcagcagcaataattcAGCAGCGTCGCAATcggcaacaacatcaacgcCAAACAAGTCAACTGTGAACAAACTAAAGTCACACAATGCACAGGGAAGCGCACCCATGGATTTAGAAAATGACAACGACCTTGATGAACCGGATGTCatagcggcagcagctgccgcagcaAAGCCAGCCGACAAATTGCCAGGCAGCACGCTAAACCTACCCGATGCGCAGCAGCTCTATTTAAACGGTTTGATGCATACGCCACCAGGCTACTTGTATTTTCCGGCGGCACAGAATGCTGCAGCCgtggcagctgccgctgcggcAACAGCGCCAAGTGGCGGAGTTGCCGCAACAACAGCGAACAATGCCAGCAATTCAAGTGCCCAAATGCTGATGGATCCGACGGCTATGATGGCGGCTGCAATGCAACAAATGCAGCACAACTATGCAGCTGTGGGCTATgcagccgctgcagctgccgctggCATGCCAACGGATGCAGGCGTTGATCCAAGTCTAGCCACAG aTGGCAGTGGCAATGCGGCACCACTAAAAGAAGTCATCAAGACCAAAAACTGCATATTGTTTCCACCCAATCCAAATGCACCGCCACCCACCATACGTGAGCGTCCACCCGGCTGTCGCACAGTGTTTGTCGGCGGACTGCCAGAGAACATTACGGAGGAGGTCATTCGCGAGATATTCGAGTCATGCGGTGAAATCACCACATTACGCATGTCCAAAAAGAACTTTTGCCACATACGCTATCGCCACGAGGCGGCCATTGATCGAGCCATTTACTTGTCCGGCTACCGGCTGCGGATCACCAGCCTCAATGAGCCACCCAACTTTGGCCGCCTGCATGTTGACTACGCCCAGGCGCGCGACGATCAATATGATTACGAGTGCAAGCAGCGACAGTTGCAGCGTGAGCAGCGACATCGTGAACGCATGTCCTTGGATCGCCTACGTTCGCAGTCGCCGCCACCCATACCGCATTACACGGATCATGAGGCCACCGCAGTGGCGGAGCATCTACGCAACAACGACACCTTTGTGAAGGCCATACAAACCATAACAGCGTGGCTGGAGCGTGGCGATTGCACCAAGCGCAATGCGAACGTCTTCTACTCGATGATTCAGAGTACACATGCGCATGTGCGACGTTTGCATGCCGACAAGCAGCAAGTGGAGGAAGATCTTAGGAAGGCGCGTGAATGCTTCCGCAAGCAGATGGGCACCATGTCTACGCAAT tctgtattatatacataaatctaTACCAGGGTACCTCAAGTAGTTTTATTCTACTTATCATTTCTCACTGA